The following proteins are encoded in a genomic region of uncultured Vibrio sp.:
- a CDS encoding Trm112 family protein has translation MDHRLLEIVACPVCKGKLTYDKDNQELICKLDRLAYPIKEGIPVLLEPEARTMSMDEGR, from the coding sequence ATGGATCACCGTCTGCTTGAGATTGTAGCTTGCCCTGTGTGCAAAGGTAAGCTGACGTACGATAAAGATAATCAAGAGTTGATCTGCAAATTGGATCGTCTGGCTTATCCGATTAAAGAGGGCATTCCTGTTCTGCTTGAACCGGAAGCGAGAACCATGAGCATGGACGAGGGGCGTTAA